In Ailuropoda melanoleuca isolate Jingjing chromosome 7, ASM200744v2, whole genome shotgun sequence, one genomic interval encodes:
- the DOLK gene encoding dolichol kinase, with protein MTREHAPPASETGAPLSGSVLAEAAVVFAVVLSIHAAVWDRYSWCAVALAVQAFYVQYKWDRLLQQGSAVFQFRMSANSGLLPASMVMPLLGLVMKERCQSVGNPYFERFGIVVAATGMAVALFSSVLALGITRPVPTNTCVISGLAGGVVIYIMKHSLSVGEVIEVLEVLLIFIYLNMTLLYLLPRCFTPGEALLVLGGVSFMLNQLVKRSLTVVESQGDPVDFFLLVVVVGMVLMGIFFSTLFVFMDSGTWASSIFFHLMTCVLGLGVVLPWLHRLIRKNPLLWLLQFLFQTETRIYLLVYWSLLATLACLVVLYQNARRSSSESKKHQAPTIARKYFHFIVVATYIPGIIFDRTLLYVAATICLAVFIFLEYVRYFRIKPLGHTLRSLLSLFLDERDSGPLILTHIYLLLGMSLPIWLVPRPCTQKGSLGGARALVPYAGVLAVGVGDTVASIFGSTMGEIHWPGTKKTLEGTMTSIFAQIISVALILIFDSGVDLNYSYAWILGSISIVSLLEAYTTQIDNLLLPLYLLILLMA; from the coding sequence ATGACCCGAGAGCACGCTCCCCCGGCCTCGGAAACCGGGGCTCCGCTGAGCGGGTCGGTGCTGGCGGAGGCCGCGGTAGTGTTCGCAGTGGTGCTAAGCATCCACGCAGCCGTTTGGGACCGATACTCGTGGTGCGCCGTGGCTCTCGCAGTACAGGCCTTCTACGTCCAATACAAGTGGGACCGGCTGCTACAGCAGGGAAGCGCTGTCTTCCAGTTCCGCATGTCCGCGAACAGTGGGCTGCTGCCTGCATCAATGGTCATGCCTTTGCTCGGACTGGTCATGAAGGAGCGCTGCCAGTCTGTGGGGAACCCATACTTTGAGCGCTTTGGAATTGTGGTGGCAGCCACTGGCATGGCAGTGGCCCTCTTCTCTTCAGTGTTGGCACTGGGCATCACCCGCCCGGTGCCCACCAACACTTGTGTCATCTCAGGCTTGGCTGGAGGTGTCGTCATTTATATCATGAAACACTCCCTGAGTGTGGGTGAGGTGATCGAGGTCCTGGAGGTCCTGCTGATCTTCATCTACCTCAACATGACCCTGCTATACTTGCTGCCCCGCTGCTTTACCCCTGGGGAGGCACTGCTTGTATTGGGTGGCGTCAGCTTCATGCTCAACCAGCTCGTCAAGCGCTCTCTGACTGTGGTGGAAAGCCAGGGAGACCCAGTGGATTTCTtcctgctggtggtggtggtcggGATGGTGCTTATGGGCATCTTCTTCAGCACCCTCTTTGTCTTCATGGACTCAGGTACCTGGGCTTCCTCCATCTTCTTCCACCTCATGACCTGTGTGCTGGGCCTTGGTGTGGTCCTGCCCTGGCTTCACCGGCTCATCCGCAAGAACCCCCTGCTCTGGcttcttcagtttctcttccaGACAGAGACCCGCATCTACCTCCTGGTCTACTGGTCTCTGCTGGCCACCTTAGCCTGCCTGGTGGTGCTTTACCAGAATGCCAGGCGGTCATCTTCTGAGTCCAAGAAGCACCAGGCCCCCACCATTGCCCGGAAGTATTTCCACTTCATTGTGGTGGCCACCTACATCCCGGGTATCATCTTTGACCGGACACTGCTCTATGTGGCTGCCACCATATGTCTGGCAGTCTTCATCTTCCTGGAGTACGTGCGCTATTTCCGCATCAAGCCCCTGGGCCACACTCTGAGGAGCCTCCTGTCCCTTTTCCTCGATGAACGAGACAGTGGACCACTCATCCTGACACACATCTACCTGCTCCTGGGCATGTCCCTTCCCATCTGGCTGGTCCCCAGACCCTGCACACAGAAGGGCAGCTTGGGGGGAGCAAGGGCCCTAGTCCCCTATGCAGGGGTCCTGGCTGTGGGTGTGGGCGACACTGTGGCCTCCATCTTCGGCAGCACCATGGGGGAAATCCACTGGCCTGGAACCAAAAAGACTTTGGAGGGGACCATGACCTCTATATTTGCCCAGATCATTTCCGTAGCTCTGATCTTAATCTTCGACAGCGGAGTGGACCTAAACTATAGTTATGCTTGGATTTTGGGCTCTATCAGCATTGTGTCCCTCCTAGAAGCATACACTACACAGA